Genomic window (Vibrio coralliirubri):
AATTCGCAATCACTTGAGCAATGGTGTTGTCGTCAACCATGGCGTAAACAAGAGGTTCTTCACCTTGCAGATCGGCCAATTCAGTACGCAGGGTGTCGAGCTGTTTTTGCTTGTTAGCGTCAACAGCGTCTTGCTCTTGTTCTTCCGTTATCTCTTGTTGAACCGCTTTGATTTGGTCAACTAACTCAATCTCTTTCTCCCAGCGTGTGTAATATGCTGCCAATGCTTGTTGGTTTTCTTCAATCGATTGTGTGAGTTCTTTGATCAATTCAGCGCTATTTGAGAACAACGCATCTTCTTTTTCTAACGCCGACTTTTCGTTTTCTTGGTAACGAATAGTTTGCTCTAACGTTTCCAATACTTCTGGTTTCGCGCCTTGTGTCAGTGCGATTCGTGCACTGGCAGTATCAAGCAGGCTAATCGCTTTGTCTGGCAGTTGGCGACTTGGCAGGTAACGGATCGATAAGTTGACCGCGGCTTCAATCGCGGATTCAGCAATAAAAGCGCCATGGTGAGCTTGTAATGAAGCCGCCACACCACGCAGCATTTGCATCGCATCTTCTGCGTTAGGCTCTTCAATGGTCACGACTTGGAATCGGCGTGTTAGAGCAGGATCTTTTTCGAAGTACTTTTTGTATTCCGCCCAAGTTGTCGCGGCGATGGTTTTGAACTCACCACGCGCCAAGGCTGGTTTGAGAAGGTTGGCCGCGTCGTTTTGTCCGGCAGCGCCGCCTGCACCAATAAGGGTGTGGGCTTCATCGATAAATACGATGATGGGTACTTCTGAGCTTTTCACTTCGTTGATGACGTCTTTTAAGCGGTTTTCAAACTCACCTTTAACGCTCGCACCAGCTTGCAGTAAGCCAAGGTCTAAAGAGTGGATTTGCACGCCTTGTAGAGCACTAGGAACTTCGTCGGCTGCAATTCTTAACGCTAAGCCTTCAACAACAGCGGTTTTACCTACGCCGGGTTCACCGACCATAATTGGGTTGTTTTGGCGTTTACGACACAAGATATCAATCGCTTTTCTTACTTCGGCATTACGGCCAGAAATAGGATCGATATTGCCGTCAATCGCTTGTTGAGTCAGATTAACCGTGTACTTGCTCAGTGCGTCGTTACCTGCGGGTGTGGTATCGACAGAGCCACCGGCTGAGGGCGTTGCAGAATTACGGGCAATAGGGGTTTTCTTTATCAGACCTTGTAGAGATTCGAGTGAAACACTGCTCAGAGTTTCTAGCTGCAGGGTGCTGACGCCTAACACGTTCTGTTGCATCAACGCTTGAATTAGATGCAAGCTGACGATTTCGCCATGACCATAGTTTACCGATGCAATCATCCAAGCATCTTTGATTAATTCAGTTAAGCCATGGCTTAGTGTCGGCTGACCTTCGCTGCCTTTTGGAAGCATAGATATTTTCTTGGAAAGCTCATTCACTAAGGCGTCTAATGACAGCTTTTGAGATTCGCACAACGCCATTAGCTTCGGATCTTTTTGGGAAATAAGCTGAAGGATCCAGTGTTCTGTTTCTATCGCTCCAACACCTTGGTTCATCGCCGCGCCCGCAGACGCTTCCAACGCTTGCTTCAGTTCGGGAGATAGCTTTCCTACTAAGTTAGTGAGAGTTACTTGTGTCATAGTCAATTCCTTGTATCTCTAAAATCTACACATTCCGTATTTATGAACTACAAAAGCAAAATCTTTACGGTTTCATTGGGGTTACGCTCAGGTGCAAGGTAGTCAATTTCACCTAAACGAGCGGCTATAGAAACCTTGCTTGATAAACGGGGTTTGGTTAAATATGAACGTTTGACGTTCAGATAAATGGCAACAGGCGTACTGTCTTTTAAATAGTGCTGAGTCAAAGACAACACGGCTTTTGCAAATTGTTCATCTTTTTGAATCTCGAGGAACTCATTTCTGTTCTTTGGGGTAACAAAAATACTCAAGTTGTTGAAATGGGCTAAACAAGTTTTGCCGACCAAAAAACCTTGCCCTAAGCGACTGTTAAAATCTCGATTAACACCAATGCGAGTTAACGAGTCGGTCGGCAATAGACGCTGTTCAAATGCTTTGCATTCCACCTCGATGGAATATGGGAAAAAGTCATTTAAAATCTTTTTCAGAGTCGTCAGGTTTCGGCTTTGCTGGCTTAGCAGTAGTGAATATTGGAGATACTCTTTGTGCTCTTTTCCAAGCGCAGCAAAGTGATTCAATAATGCTGTTTTCTTTGGATTTTGCTCACTTTCAACGAGCAGCCAACGTCGAGCATTTGTTCGATAGGTGATTTCAAAGTGCCGTTGATTAAATACGTCCAGAAAATCTTGCAACGAATGATCTTCATTGTGGATCGCGGCTAACAACTCTTCGTATATGTAATTAGGTATCACGCCTTTAACGCCCGAGAGCGCTTGTTTTGCCAATCTGAGTTTGGCTTTGTTCCCCTTTAACGAGAAGTATTGGATCTCTTGAGGGTTGCCAGTCGGCATCGCCTCCGATTTCAATTGGATCTGTATCGGCGCGCTACTTTGGGACTGAAGTTGCTCCAATAGCCTCATTGCCTGAGAGAAATCGTACTTTTCAGGCTGAGCGGCTAGGTCTTCGATGAAAGGCTTCATATGTCCCCCTTACAGTCTAAGCTCTGGTTATTTTCAGCTCGCATCATTGCCGATATTCGCTGAGTTATAAGCACAATTGACTACCGTGAATCTTAGGGTACTTTTTAACGACACCATCTCGTCCGTAGATTCGGATCTTGAGTTGTATATATCGATCAAAACTACAAAACTGTTGGAAGAAGCGATTTAACACGTCGGCAAACGCCAAGTAGGGCGAGGCTGCATCGAGTGTGAGTTCAATCTCGGTTCCTGGAGAGAATACATTTTTGCCCAGAACGCGAATCGCAGACACTTGAGAGTTAAACGTGATCGAGTGAATCATTTGAATTTCAGCGCTCGATACTTGTTCTCGGCTGCACAAACTCAACATATGCTTGAGGTCAGCAACCGGATTACTAGACTGCACCAGTGATGAAAAGTTGGTGTTCAGTAAGCTAATGAATTCCCAATGGATATTTTGGTCGAGTTCCTTTGTTATGGGTGCCGAAGGCGGATAAATAGGCGAAAAATCACCGGGTAAATCAATACTCTCTAGGCATTCCAGAGTGCCGTTTACGCCACACGCTTGCTTGCCATTTGTACACAACAAGTGAGTGCCAAGCAGCTTACTAAATTCAGCCTCTGGCGCTTTAGATAGCGAGATTGCGATGCTCATTTCACCAAAGTGATTGTGTTTACTTTGCCAGTAGTCATATTGCTGATTGTGGGTGTATTTCTCTTTAAAAAGAGGAACTAACGGTATTTCACCGTTAGGTGTGATTTCGTACACCTTCTGAATTTCGATGATTTCAATATTGTTGTCGCTGTGCGCGTCGGCATTCACAGGAACTGAAAGGGTTCTGTGATCGTATGCAATAGGTTCACCTGTCTGCTCAAACAAGTTAATTGCTGGCATTACGTTTAACTTGAAAACATCTTTATTGAATAGACGGATAAATTCGGATGGCAATGACGACATGAACAAGTTAATGATGATTTCTGACTCATCAAATTGGCCTGCGTAATCCGCAAAGTTCTTAAGCCTAAAGAACTGTCGCTTCTCTTTGAAAAAGAAAAACTCGTTAATCAGTTGGTAGCCCGTGAATTGATTACCATGCTCAGGTAAAAACTTAAACTCGAGATCGCTGATTCGATTTTTAAGCTGGTGGCTATCAATGGTGACATGTTGAGCGCATTCGCTATCTGAGATAGAAATCGCTAAGGTGTTATTGAGAAGAAGCTCGACTAGAGAGTCCGCATTGTTTTCAAACCCTTTGACGAAGAAGTCGAGGTCATTCAGTTCTAAATGGCTGAAATGTACTTCGGGGTCGCCAGTGTTCAGTGAAATCTGAACGACCGCTGAGCTTTGATTAGCTGATTTGGGTCTGTTGAAGCTAAACGGGGCGCTTAGCGCTTTGATGTTGCCTAAGCTAAATGGTGCTATTTTGAGTTCATCGACGGTTCTAAATAGGCATTCGTTTTTTGTGTTGGTGCTCGAAAACAGCGAACCTTTTGGCAAAGTACTCGATTCAATAGGGCCTTCTTCAGCAACTAACTCAAGATAAGCAACGCTAGGAACGGTTTGTATATAAGACGGATAGAGCACTCCTAATATACCTTCGATGACCTCAGGTAACTGCTCTGATAGTTTCTTTTCTACTTTAGCATTTAATAGTGCGACACCATCTAATAGACGAGCCATGCTAGGGTCTTCAATCTTACCTTGATGAATATTGAGCTTCTCAGCGTGCGTCGGGTATTCCTGACCGAACTGACCTAACGAACGGCGCACAAAAGCCAGTTCTTGCTCGAAATAACGCATAATAGGTTCAGTCATAGTTATCTTCTTCTAATGAGGTTGTTAGGTCACTTAATGCGATTTTGGAGTCAAAGATAAGGTCTTGTTCGCCATGACTTGTCTTAACCTTGGCGATGATGTTGAACGATAGTGAGTTTTCACCCTCTTTGCGCTCTCCAAGCTCTACCGAGATGTCATGGAGTCGTGGCTCAAAGCTTTTTATCCACGTTTCAATACGCAGAGTCAGCTGTGTTTTTTCTAGAGTGGCACTCAGCAATTGAATATCTTCGATACCAAACTTTAAGTTCGAGCGATTGACTTCTATCAGTCGGTTATCGATATCTGTCAATGATGCTTCAGCTTCAAGGAGCTTGGTGAGATGGAACTTGATGTCTTCAATCTCCGCATCCTGATAGGGCTTTGAATCACTGATAAAGGTCTTCCAAAAACTCATTACGCCACCTCATTTAGGTCGGTGGTCAGCACAACTTCACCACTGAAGTAATCAAATTGGTATTGAGGAACAATACGCAGAGTACAAGCGAAGCTGCCAGCTTGAGAACTCGATTCCGTCACGCTCACTTTGGCGAAGCTGAGTGGGTATTTGGATAAGGTTTCCTCATTGGCAAATGAAACGTTACTCGAGAACTTTTCAATCCAATGGGTCAAAAACAGTTCACACTCGGTCGCGTTGTTGAAGCTGCCGATCATCTCTCTTACTTGAACTTTTAGGTAATGAGCAATTCTGCAAGACATCAGTGTGGTTTGAATCTGCGTGAGTACTTTGTCATTGTCGTTTTGTCCGCACTGCCAAATTGAGTTGTTACCATTGAAGTAAAACTTGTCGGTCAAAGGGCTTTTTGCGAGTGGGATAAAGCCGCTTTGAGCGTAGAAGTTCGACAGTTGGCCGAACAAGCTGATATCCGTCACTGGTTTTTGCAGGTGACTGTCGAAATAGTGATTGGTTGGTAGGTTAACGACGGCACCTTGCAGCTTGTCGTTCCAACGGGATTTTAGGAAGCCAAACCAGTTCACGCGGTGAAATTCTCGCATGATAGTGGTAGCCAGTACCATATTGGCTAATCCCCAAGCACCTTGACCTTGCTCGTTGTAAATGAAGCCAGCGCGTCGATTCTTGTATGCGTCTCTCAGGCGGATTTGTGGTAGCGCCATGCCAATAAAGCGAGAGCTCGGCTTACTGCGTAAATCCTGCCACGCTTTAAAGTCGGGGCCGGAAAGGATCTTATTGATACGTTCGATATCAGATAACCAATCGGCACCGCTTTCACCAAAGAAGGTTGCTACGGGAGAAAACAACATAGGGCAGAGTGTTGCTTCGCCTAATTTGCCTAACAATTCTACGGTAAACAGATCGTCGTAGTCGGCATCAAAATCGATATCCATTGAGATAGGGTGGCTAAAGGTGATGCAACCAAAAGGGTGACCACCTAAGGTATTCAGTTCGTTATTGCCGATCTTGTTATACAAGTCACTGGATTTGGTGGAATAGGCTTGATTGACGTCGCTAGAGATCTCAGCCCAGTTCATATCGAGCAGTTTTACATGCGCTCTTTGGTAACTGACGGGTAAGGAAACAAGCTGCTGAAGGCTTAACCAGTTACGTTCCAGTTTTTGAAACTCTGGTTCATGGAGGACTTCATCAAGCTGTAAACTGAGTTTGGAATCGATTGCTGATATAAGTGTAGATATCAATGAAATTAGTGAGGATTTAGAGCTTAAGGAGTGTTTGTCTAGCTCAGATAACAGAGATAAAGCCTCTTTCATAAAGGTATTATCTGTGTCATCTAATTGATTGAATTTGTTTTGCCATTCTGTATTTAACTTCATACAAAATTTTTGGCCGGATTGCTCCGGCCAAATCCATATTAGCCTGGAATCTTAGCAACCATTCGAACTGAGGTCGTCAGTTCTTCAAGTTGTAACCAAGGTCTTAGATGAGCGACAGCTGAGTATGCGCCTGGCTTACCAGGTTGCTCGACCACTTCAATGCGAGATTCACAAAGAGGGGTTTTTGCACGTTGCTCATTACCAATGGCACCTGCATTGGTGTATTGGTCGATCCATAGTTGCAGCTCTCGTTTGATATCCGGAGCTTCAAGATTCGAGCCTAACTTGTCGCGACCCATTACTTTCAGGTAGTGGGCGATACGGCTACTTGCCATGATGTAAGGCAGGCGAGCTGAAATTGCCGCGTTTGCCGTTGCATCTGGGTCCGTGAAGGTTTTAGGCTTCTGAGTTGTTTGACCACCGATGAACACAGCGTAGTTAGAGCTTTTGTAGTGAACCAAAGGAAGGAAACCAAGGTCAGATAGCTCTTTCTCACGCTCATCCGTTAGGTTAACTTCTGTTGGGCACTGCTGAAGTAGGTCGCCCGCTTCAGACTTGTACGTTAGGTTTGGAAGGTTCTCGACCTTACCGCCGTTATCCAGACCACGAATAGACGTACACCAACCTGAAGCCGTATAAGCTTGAGTCATTTTAAGACCCAGATCATACGCTGCATTAGACCAAACTAACTGATCATTGCTGGTTGGCTTAGGATTACCATCCATATCAGTACCAAGCTCTTCATAAGCGAAGACATCAGTACTCAAACCTTTGTCACCATAAGGTAGGCGAGCAAGAGTTCGTGGCAGTGTTAGGGTTACGTAGCGAGCATCATCACTCTCACGGAATGAATTCCACGCAGCGTAAGCCGGAGAGTCGAAACCCGCAGCAACAGGCTTGCCTTCAGAGAATGTTTGGAAGTCATTAAACTCGAACATCTCAGCATTGGCTGCAGCAACGAATGGTGCGTGACACGCTGCAGCAACTTCACCCATGTAGCGAAGCAGAGCAACATCTTCATCTTTCGCACTGAACTCGTAATCACCGATGAATGTGCCGTATGGTTCACCACCCGCAGTACCGAACTCACCTTGATAAACCGCATTGAATAATGGGCTACGGTCAATCGCTGGTGCATCTTCAAATTGATCAAGCAGCTCTTCTTGAGTGTAATCGACCATTTTGATCTTTAGATCACGACCAAGTTCGCTCTCTTTAACGAGTTTTTGTAGACCACGCCAAGAGCCTTCGAGCTTCTGTAAGTCTTTTTGTTGCATGACTTCAGATAACTGTTGAGATAGCTTTTTATCTATCTCAGAGATAGCGTTTTCAATTGTTTTTGTAACGTTCTTATCCCACGTCACGGTGCCAGAAAGAGCTTGCTCTGTAAGTACAGAAAACAGTTCTTTTGTCGTGTCTGCAGGAGTTTGAGTGGTTGCTTCAATCGCACGGTCTAGGAAACTCAGTGAGCCTTCCGCTGCTTCCGGTTGCGCTTGATTCTCAGTTTCAGTACTCATTACTCAGCC
Coding sequences:
- a CDS encoding type VI secretion system baseplate subunit TssG; amino-acid sequence: MKPFIEDLAAQPEKYDFSQAMRLLEQLQSQSSAPIQIQLKSEAMPTGNPQEIQYFSLKGNKAKLRLAKQALSGVKGVIPNYIYEELLAAIHNEDHSLQDFLDVFNQRHFEITYRTNARRWLLVESEQNPKKTALLNHFAALGKEHKEYLQYSLLLSQQSRNLTTLKKILNDFFPYSIEVECKAFEQRLLPTDSLTRIGVNRDFNSRLGQGFLVGKTCLAHFNNLSIFVTPKNRNEFLEIQKDEQFAKAVLSLTQHYLKDSTPVAIYLNVKRSYLTKPRLSSKVSIAARLGEIDYLAPERNPNETVKILLL
- a CDS encoding type VI secretion system contractile sheath domain-containing protein, with amino-acid sequence MKLNTEWQNKFNQLDDTDNTFMKEALSLLSELDKHSLSSKSSLISLISTLISAIDSKLSLQLDEVLHEPEFQKLERNWLSLQQLVSLPVSYQRAHVKLLDMNWAEISSDVNQAYSTKSSDLYNKIGNNELNTLGGHPFGCITFSHPISMDIDFDADYDDLFTVELLGKLGEATLCPMLFSPVATFFGESGADWLSDIERINKILSGPDFKAWQDLRSKPSSRFIGMALPQIRLRDAYKNRRAGFIYNEQGQGAWGLANMVLATTIMREFHRVNWFGFLKSRWNDKLQGAVVNLPTNHYFDSHLQKPVTDISLFGQLSNFYAQSGFIPLAKSPLTDKFYFNGNNSIWQCGQNDNDKVLTQIQTTLMSCRIAHYLKVQVREMIGSFNNATECELFLTHWIEKFSSNVSFANEETLSKYPLSFAKVSVTESSSQAGSFACTLRIVPQYQFDYFSGEVVLTTDLNEVA
- the tssE gene encoding type VI secretion system baseplate subunit TssE, with translation MSFWKTFISDSKPYQDAEIEDIKFHLTKLLEAEASLTDIDNRLIEVNRSNLKFGIEDIQLLSATLEKTQLTLRIETWIKSFEPRLHDISVELGERKEGENSLSFNIIAKVKTSHGEQDLIFDSKIALSDLTTSLEEDNYD
- the tssH gene encoding type VI secretion system ATPase TssH, with protein sequence MTQVTLTNLVGKLSPELKQALEASAGAAMNQGVGAIETEHWILQLISQKDPKLMALCESQKLSLDALVNELSKKISMLPKGSEGQPTLSHGLTELIKDAWMIASVNYGHGEIVSLHLIQALMQQNVLGVSTLQLETLSSVSLESLQGLIKKTPIARNSATPSAGGSVDTTPAGNDALSKYTVNLTQQAIDGNIDPISGRNAEVRKAIDILCRKRQNNPIMVGEPGVGKTAVVEGLALRIAADEVPSALQGVQIHSLDLGLLQAGASVKGEFENRLKDVINEVKSSEVPIIVFIDEAHTLIGAGGAAGQNDAANLLKPALARGEFKTIAATTWAEYKKYFEKDPALTRRFQVVTIEEPNAEDAMQMLRGVAASLQAHHGAFIAESAIEAAVNLSIRYLPSRQLPDKAISLLDTASARIALTQGAKPEVLETLEQTIRYQENEKSALEKEDALFSNSAELIKELTQSIEENQQALAAYYTRWEKEIELVDQIKAVQQEITEEQEQDAVDANKQKQLDTLRTELADLQGEEPLVYAMVDDNTIAQVIANWTGIPVGNMMSDEIAKLLTLEDELNTRVIGQDVAKNELAKAIRISRAGLTDNRKPIGVFLMCGPSGVGKTETAMALAEQLYGGSNDLTVINMTEFKEEHKISMLLGSPAGYVGFGEGGVLTEAIRRNPYSVLLLDEMEKAHPGVHDLFYQIFDKGHIKDSEGRTVDFKNTIIIMTSNAADQAICDVCAKTTDRIDNDELLESIRPDLQQYFKPAFLGRTTIVPYYPLNDEELAKITEISLNRIKKKLAEQYQASFTWDADFIQFVVDRNTDPTTGGRAVEQIINRSLMPRLAEECIGRLSRSEPITQVTVSATNNSADFDLSIK
- the tssC gene encoding type VI secretion system contractile sheath large subunit, producing MSTETENQAQPEAAEGSLSFLDRAIEATTQTPADTTKELFSVLTEQALSGTVTWDKNVTKTIENAISEIDKKLSQQLSEVMQQKDLQKLEGSWRGLQKLVKESELGRDLKIKMVDYTQEELLDQFEDAPAIDRSPLFNAVYQGEFGTAGGEPYGTFIGDYEFSAKDEDVALLRYMGEVAAACHAPFVAAANAEMFEFNDFQTFSEGKPVAAGFDSPAYAAWNSFRESDDARYVTLTLPRTLARLPYGDKGLSTDVFAYEELGTDMDGNPKPTSNDQLVWSNAAYDLGLKMTQAYTASGWCTSIRGLDNGGKVENLPNLTYKSEAGDLLQQCPTEVNLTDEREKELSDLGFLPLVHYKSSNYAVFIGGQTTQKPKTFTDPDATANAAISARLPYIMASSRIAHYLKVMGRDKLGSNLEAPDIKRELQLWIDQYTNAGAIGNEQRAKTPLCESRIEVVEQPGKPGAYSAVAHLRPWLQLEELTTSVRMVAKIPG
- the tssF gene encoding type VI secretion system baseplate subunit TssF, whose protein sequence is MTEPIMRYFEQELAFVRRSLGQFGQEYPTHAEKLNIHQGKIEDPSMARLLDGVALLNAKVEKKLSEQLPEVIEGILGVLYPSYIQTVPSVAYLELVAEEGPIESSTLPKGSLFSSTNTKNECLFRTVDELKIAPFSLGNIKALSAPFSFNRPKSANQSSAVVQISLNTGDPEVHFSHLELNDLDFFVKGFENNADSLVELLLNNTLAISISDSECAQHVTIDSHQLKNRISDLEFKFLPEHGNQFTGYQLINEFFFFKEKRQFFRLKNFADYAGQFDESEIIINLFMSSLPSEFIRLFNKDVFKLNVMPAINLFEQTGEPIAYDHRTLSVPVNADAHSDNNIEIIEIQKVYEITPNGEIPLVPLFKEKYTHNQQYDYWQSKHNHFGEMSIAISLSKAPEAEFSKLLGTHLLCTNGKQACGVNGTLECLESIDLPGDFSPIYPPSAPITKELDQNIHWEFISLLNTNFSSLVQSSNPVADLKHMLSLCSREQVSSAEIQMIHSITFNSQVSAIRVLGKNVFSPGTEIELTLDAASPYLAFADVLNRFFQQFCSFDRYIQLKIRIYGRDGVVKKYPKIHGSQLCL